A window from Plectropomus leopardus isolate mb chromosome 21, YSFRI_Pleo_2.0, whole genome shotgun sequence encodes these proteins:
- the zmp:0000000991 gene encoding mucin-5AC — translation MSTSDAGELELRVVGGETATPLYRTARAIRTTTAREQQNETFDERFKQASHQDDQTHTGQQCYPSAVTREETHKALILRADRVRKGEAACCGDSKVESQKPSGPRFTSSLLLRLSRNSGTDKTERRLKKNFDTCLHSLPDTQSAETEKSSSQVNGQTSPDTSITVAKDSPLSDRIPFLPKKEDVITIVYNELGSTRDLSKTHSFSNGEFGPHECNGLHMFQCEPQPRTGTRSAEIEEDIKYHRKLGKHTDCVELSSPTQTMLSSTVVTVLAPHWSGRLRRTKRPEGTGDSEAQGNLQGVTNTSENLAHEHFQNTVDRSSTDALQAPLRVPFLSTRRNTVGWSTKSGPASLDYDSKRKMIQTVSLDVNSGRMDNRKMDTDALSHVPTITSPLSPLSLDPNEQRRNPQTGHQGGMSYLSSKPTTSSLLLSLRRVNSNSRNANTGSGLPEKKPSLLRSSPSDQDGKFFSTNLSQTFLNNNGQERVKPLLSPSSISYRTTETGPILSPSSSNQRERNTFESCFFSSSPLNKDMEDTPFSQQPQIINRTQSSLSCSKHAFLSSDPSERQESLRGSDKSTNVFSESSASSPRHSPYERSALLKTHALPRRTTLTSTCWWKQVNQEDSSSLTLNGTMNIKEKPNAPFFPSSNNNRDSASASPNDNSRFNCQIPTNRDNNNTTESVSKGNMNLIMKIQGGTHNPKQKNAEESFDHKSDRVVEEQYGSSLNNREPPKPHSLPDVLSSSKISRATEQTTLRLKDLSRDEVNNSPLTAHVTELPPALLNLKSSNTPTESSSKYNKNHCTSNTNSTPASSHNKDSQKLTKPTLSFATTNTLNSQALTSNTTSGLPLTPNTKTSSSFHSHQVASQTNTHASSYTGSSSQTPKFTNTANATPLGFERSYASVHKNLHPKTVSSQISTVNASSQRNYSPVSTANTSSAFTTSSHPAGTTASSPSPLSPPVTSAIASFPTTITISSLLTPPATPVITSPNYSDTSSPKEGRTFSSSPESNPKKLRTKVEGKRVRRVTWEDSVDLKDSETKVKKPEPSLVPTSSLSSSRSPQSGKVPAIFSFLRSSSQTTNTSSLCSPSPKTSSIQVKGGKYRSLSSDSAELISREQEKSKQIPSDAMTFDQARPTPRHERTLSAESGTVQCRSSAPLSLPPDFSSGYKLRYSSPPYSTLMSSRSAQGETKTLIPRSPLFQQSQSKYIPHSSIRTEPVGATTMSTSKPPQSAASLAQPLSLPFPNRTATQGGTKCGVSDTDQVNNNHSKNNNQDRKNDRLLLVDNRFHKAENSSTCVTETLVYSVKSKVDTASSASKNTTPKPLQHTANTPVSVETKLSQQSHRAQSKEAPREPCSHSDQSSTGSSSTESQPPGESSKRRVKESVLGKSRFFSMESNNDQSPKRSRFALKKSVSTPSSSLSRSDSDRSSKSNNKMDQVLNRLKQTFSTRRSEDDVSFPWKWKRASQTPSVSGSSDVSDITVESTKKLEQQEQENGMVLKDSEKGAENAHRWTQNRYSLISPSAAENSVAGDELYMWPDKSTQETDQDKQIACAIHMESQNKPHLVIHSPTTHQFDFYKDETDYKPTNQFLSCRDPSPIRSHSPSAAYPNQFRKSTSSPRSPFSPFSSLSPVSPFTTPDATDDSVFYSPKLQRRRESSSPCELGEGISLGGSRRSRASTGPPSVGPGQDSDCMASSYADLKYGIEPGRTFSVSSVLSSRPSGPGRISTGSRFMSVGDLSESALSCGGTGDDLDQWSGNPGTTEYDYQLSKDSSMAYFPSDPGKMRSRSLPRSLTRRLANWSSEVPATSTGTTTTSKPSRLWSPNINVCPFAWDTEGPPTPPPTPPLSPVSRRISKPPSPSSPNFPSSSGAPQPVDTQSSRGHLPSRGYVSSLSTFEESSDSNSDTTTDDEYYLEEEGDKETEL, via the exons ATGTCAACAAGTGACGCAGGAGAGTTGGAGCTCAGAGTTGTAGGTGGAGAGACAGCTACGCCTCTGTATAGGACAGCACGAGCAATACGGACTACAACTGCACG agaacagcagaatgaaacATTCGATGAAAGGTTCAAGCAGGCAAGTCATCAGGATGATCAAACCCACACGGGACAGCAGTGTTACCCATCAGCCGTCACACGGGAGGAAACGCACAAAg CACTAATATTAAGAGCGGACAGAGTAAGAAAGGGAGAAGCTGCTTGTTGTGGTGATTCAAAGGTCGAGAGTCAGAAGCCCAGTGGACCCAGattcacctcctccctcctcctcagacTCTCCAGAAATTCAGGCACTGATAAAACAGAGCGAAGACTCAAGAAGAATTTCGACACCTGTCTGCACAG TTTACCTGATACACAGAGCGCAGAGACTGAGAAGAGCAGCAGTCAG GTTAATGGACAAACGTCACCAGACACCTCTATAACGGTAGCCAAAGACTCCCCATTATCTGACAGGATACCATTTCTACCCAAGAAAGAAGACGTTATCACAATTGTTTACAATGAACTGGGGTCTACCAGAGACTTGAGTAAAACTCACAGTTTCTCAAATGGGGAGTTTGGACCACATGAGTGTAATGGCTTGCACATGTTTCAATGTGAGCCACAACCAAGGACTGGCACTAGATCAGCTGAGATAGAAGAAGATATAAAATACCACCGAAAGCTTGGGAAACATACTGATTGTGTGGAACTATCCAGCCCTACTCAAACGATGTTGTCTTCCACTGTGGTAACAGTTCTTGCCCCACACTGGAGTGGCCGACTAAGACGGACCAAAAGACCTGAGGGAACTGGCGATTCTGAAGCCCAGGGGAATTTACAAGGTGTGACAAACACTTCAGAAAACCTGGCACATGAACACTTTCAGAATACTGTGGACAGGTCATCAACAGATGCACTGCAAGCACCCTTAAGGGTGCCATTTCTGAGTACCAGGAGGAATACAGTGGGCTGGTCAACCAAGAGTGGTCCTGCAAGCTTGGACTATGATTCTAAAAGGAAAATGATTCAGACTGTCTCCTTGGATGTAAACTCTGGAAGGATGGACAACAGAAAAATGGATACAGATGCTTTAAGCCATGTACCCACAATTACATCTCCCTTATCACCCCTCTCCCTCGACCCAAATGAACAAAGGAGGAATCCACAAACTGGTCATCAAGGAGGAATGTCATATTTAAGTTCAAAACCAACAACCAGCAGTCTGCTTCTGTCTTTAAGAAGAGTCAACTCAAATAGCAGGAACGCCAATACAGGCTCTGGTCTCCCTGAGAAAAAACCTTCGCTTCTGAGGAGTTCGCCAAGTGATCAAGATGGAAAATTCTTCTCAACAAACCTTTCTCAAACCTTTCTCAATAATAACGGGCAAGAGAGGGTGAAGCCCCTCCTCTCACCATCATCCATTTCTTATCGCACAACTGAAACTGGGCCTATCCTTTCCCCATCATCCTCCAATCAAAGAGAAAGGAACACATTTGaatcatgtttcttttcatcATCGCCCCTGAACAAAGACATGGAAGACACACCCTTTTCCCAGCAACCTCAAATAATAAATAGGACGCAGTCCAGTCTTTCATGttcaaaacatgcatttctAAGTAGTGACCCATCAGAGAGGCAAGAGAGCCTCAGGGGTTCAgacaaaagtacaaatgtattCTCAGAGAGCTCTGCCTCTTCACCCAGACATTCCCCCTATGAGCGATCAGCCCTCCTAAAAACCCATGCCCTCCCAAGAAGGACCACCCTGACATCCACTTGTTGGTGGAAACAGGTTAACCAGGAAGACAGCTCCTCTCTAACCCTCAACGGTACAATGAACATCAAAGAAAAACCAAACGCGCCCTTTTTTCCCTCCAGCAATAATAATAGAGACTCTGCCTCTGCAAGTCCAAATGATAACAGCAGATTTAATTGTCAAATCCCCACTAACAGAgacaacaataacacaacagaGTCAGTTAGCAAAGGTAACATGAACCTTATTATGAAGATACAGGGAGGAACTCAcaaccccaaacaaaaaaatgctgaggaATCATTCGACCACAAATCTGACAGGGTTGTCGAAGAGCAATATGGCTCCAGTTTAAACAACAGAGAACCCCCAAAGCCTCATAGTTTGCCTGATGTTTTGTCTAGTTCTAAAATTAGCAGAGCTACAGAGCAAACAACACTGAGGCTCAAGGATCTCAGCAGGGATGAAGTAAATAACAGTCCACTTACAGCACATGTAACTGAATTACCGCCTGCTCTGCTAAATCTCAAGAGCTCAAATACACCCactgagagcagcagcaaatacaacaaaaatcacTGTACATCCAACACTAACAGCACCCCCGCTTCTTCACACAACAAGGACTCTCAAAAGTTAACTAAACCAACTCTTTCTTTTGCTACCACCAACACTCTCAACAGTCAAGCTCTTACCTCTAATACCACCTCTGGTCTCCCCCTAACCCCAAACACTAAAACTAGTTCCTCCTTCCACTCTCATCAAGTTGCATCACAGACCAACACTCATGCGTCATCATACACTGGCTCTTCTTCCCAAACACCCAAATTCACCAACACAGCCAATGCCACACCTCTTGGCTTTGAAAGAAGCTATGCTTCAGTTCACAAGAATCTCCACCCTAAAACTGTGTCCAGTCAGATTTCTACAGTCAACGCTTCCTCTCAAAGAAACTACAGTCCCGTATCCACTGCTAACACCAGCTCTGCTTTTACTACTAGCAGCCACCCTGCAGGCACAACTGCCTCCAGCCCatcccccctctcccctcctgtCACTTCTGCCATTGCATCTTTCCCCACCACTATCACTATTTCTTCTCTCTTAACCCCTCCTGCCACCCCTGTCATTACCAGCCCCAACTACTCAGACACTTCTAGTCCTAAAGAGGGTAGGACATTCTCAAGCAGTCCAGAAAGCAACCCAAAGAAACTGCGGACCAAAGTCGAGGGAAAAAGAGTGAGACGAGTAACATGGGAGGACTCAGTGGATCTGAAGGATTCTGAGACCAAAGTCAAGAAGCCAGAGCCATCTCTAGTCCCAACGagctctctgtcttcctctagGTCCCCACAAAGTGGCAAAGTTCCAGCCATCTTTTCCTTTCTAAGATCAAGCAGccaaaccacaaacacatctTCTCTTTGCTCCCCTAGCCCTAAGACCTCCAGCATACAGGTGAAAGGAGGGAAGTATCGATCCTTATCATCTGACTCTGCCGAGTTAATATCTAGAGAGCAAGAGAAGTCTAAGCAAATACCTAGTGAtgccatgacctttgaccaggCAAGACCCACTCCCAGACACGAGAGGACACTATCAGCTGAGTCTGGCACAGTTCAGTGCCGTTCCTCcgctcctctctccctccctcctgacTTTTCAAGTGGTTATAAGCTTCGATATAGCTCCCCTCCTTACTCCACTCTCATGTCTAGCAGGTCAGCACAGGGAGAAACCAAGACTTTAATACCCAGATCCCCCCTCTTCCAGCAGTCCCAGTCGAAGTATATCCCTCATTCTTCCATTCGTACTGAACCAGTTGGGGCCACGACCATGTCCACATCCAAACCCCCTCAGTCAGCTGCCAGCCTAGCTCAGCCCCTGTCTTTGCCTTTCCCAAACAGAACTGCTACTCAAGGAGGTACAAAGTGTGGGGTGTCAGACACTGATCAAGTCAACAATAATCACAGTAAGAACAACAACCAGGATCGAAAGAATGATCGGCTATTACTTGTTGACAACAGATTTCATAAGGCGGAAAACTCCTCAACATGTGTAACTGAGACGCTGGTTTACAGTGTTAAATCTAAAGTAGATACAGCTTCATCTGCCTCAAAGAACACCACACCTAAACCTTTGCAACATACTGCAAACACACCAGTTTCTGTGGAGACCAAGTTAAGTCAACAGTcacacagagcacagagcaAGGAAGCGCCAAGAGAACCATGTAGTCATTCAGATCAGAGCTCCACTGGTAGCAGCTCAACAGAGAGTCAGCCTCCTGGTGAAAGCTCTAAGAGAAGAGTGAAGGAGAGTGTACTGGgtaagagcagatttttttcgaTGGAGAGCAATAATGACCAAAGCCCTAAAAGAAGCCGGTTTGCACTGAAGAAGAGTGTCAGCACACCAAGCTCCAGTTTGTCGAGGTCAGACTCAGACAGGTCCAGCAAGTCTAATAACAAAATGGACCAGGTCCTTAACAGACTGAAACAAACATTCAGCACTAGACGGTCTGAGGATGATGTATCGTTTCCATGGAAATGGAAGCGGGCCTCCCAAACGCCTTCTGTTAGTGGATCAAGTGATGTCAGTGATATCACTGTTGAGAGTACCAAAAAACTAGAGCAGCAAGAGCAGGAGAACGGGATGGTGCTGAAGGACAGTGAAAAGGGAGCAGAGAATGCACATAGATGGACACAAAACAGATACAGTCTGATATCACCCTCAGCTGCTGAGAACTCAGTGGCAGGAGATGAGCTTTACATGTGGCCAGATAAATCAACTCAAGAAACTGACCAAGACAAGCAAATTGCTTGTGCAATACACATGGAAAGTCAAAACAAACCTCATTTGGTAATCCACAGCCCAACAACACATCAATTTGACTTTTACAAAGATGAGACAGATTATAAACCAACAAACCAGTTCCTCTCTTGTAGAGATCCCAGTCCTATTAGGAGCCATAGCCCCTCCGCTGCTTATCCTAATCAGTTCAGGAAGTCCACATCCAGCCCCAGGAGCCCCTTTTCccccttctcctctctgtcccctGTGTCCCCATTTACAACACCAGATGCTACAGATGATAGTGTCTTCTACAGCCCAAAACTACAGCGTCGCAGAGAATCCTCCTCACCATGTGAGCTGGGAGAGGGGATCAGCCTGGGGGGTTCACGAAGAAGCCGAGCTTCCACTGGCCCTCCAAGTGTAGGTCCAGGACAGGACAGTGATTGCATGGCATCCTCTTATGCAGACTTAAAGTATGGCATTGAGCCTGGGAGGACGTTTTCTGTGAGTTCGGTATTGTCCAGTCGACCCTCAGGGCCTGGTCGCATCTCTACTGGATCCAGGTTCATGAGTGTGGGTGACCTCTCTGAATCTGCCTTGAGTTGTGGAGGCACAGGTGATGACTTGGATCAGTGGTCTGGTAATCCTGGGACCACAGAATATGATTATCAGCTCAGTAAGGACAGCAGTATGGCATATTTCCCCAGTGACCCTGGTAAAATGAGATCAAGATCTCTTCCTCGATCACTGACAAGGCGCTTGGCAAATTGGAGCTCAGAGGTCCCTGCTACTTCAACTGGTACTACCACAACCTCAAAGCCATCTCGTCTCTGGAGTCCCAACATAAACGTTTGTCCTTTTGCATGGGATACAGAGGGCCCTCCAACCCCACCTCCAACACCTCCTCTGTCACCAGTGTCTAGACGCATATCCAAACCTCCCAGCCCTTCCTCCCCTAACTTTCCCAGCTCATCAGGAGCACCACAGCCAGTGGACACCCAGTCCTCAAGAGGGCATCTTCCCTCCAGAGGTTATGTGTCAAGCCTTAGCACCTTTGAGGAGTCTTCAGACAGCAATTCAGACACAACAACAGATGATGAATATTACTTAGAAGAGGAAGGAGATAAAGAGACAGAATTGTGA